The following coding sequences are from one Salvia hispanica cultivar TCC Black 2014 chromosome 3, UniMelb_Shisp_WGS_1.0, whole genome shotgun sequence window:
- the LOC125217031 gene encoding glutaredoxin-C5-like, whose product MKMQYQSDSSNSSSSSEALERVVWLASGSAVVIFSMSTCCMCHAVKRLFCGMGVSPTVYELDHHPMARGIQAALSHLLGAAAAVPVVFVGGKLVGTMDSVMAAHIGGALVPLLKEAGALWL is encoded by the coding sequence ATGAAAATGCAGTACCAATCAGATTCGAGcaattcctcctcctcctctgaAGCTCTGGAGAGGGTGGTGTGGCTGGCGTCGGGCAGCGCGGTGGTGATATTCAGCATGAGCACGTGCTGCATGTGCCACGCCGTCAAGCGCCTCTTCTGCGGGATGGGCGTCAGCCCCACCGTCTACGAGCTCGACCACCATCCCATGGCCCGGGGCATCCAGGCCGCGCTCTCGCACCTCCtcggcgccgccgccgccgtgcCGGTGGTTTTCGTCGGCGGCAAACTCGTCGGGACGATGGATAGCGTCATGGCGGCCCACATTGGCGGCGCTTTGGTGCCGCTGCTCAAGGAAGCCGGCGCGCTCTGGCTTTGA
- the LOC125208972 gene encoding protein MICRORCHIDIA 7-like — translation MDHVRVHPKFLHSNATSHKWALGAFAELLDNALDESCNGATYCDVDIAENTKDMTKMVVVQDNGGGMTPNKMRQCMSLGYSAKTKISGTIGQYGNGFKTSTMRLGADVIVFSRCQGKYGGSSTQTIGLLSYSFLRGTGKEDIVVPMIDYEKKGEVWSQYVKSSPDCWDRNLETIIEWSPYQSEGDLLQQFDFLSEQGTRIVIYNLWDDDLGSRELDFDTDPHDIQLRGDERNEKKIKMADTYSSSSHFLTYRHSLRSYASILYRRLPPGFRMILRGKEVDHHDIISDLMLTESLVYRPAPRPDTPPSRDPNMSATVTLGFVKDAHHHIDIQGFNVYHKNRLIKPFWRVWNAAGSDGRGVIGVLEANFIEPAHDKQGFERTVALSRLENRLVHFQKNFWSTKCQLIGYAPRRSSKNSVSPDKSGSFEAEPRSAKRASDGDGEMQPNPKRAREDGPSANGLSDRKAQCSTTATATTTNTTTPRQQPQSTQHDVKIKPLPRVQSCSLSSSGDEAALSSSSNMVFELKQENQGLRESLDIMVQELQNEREKCKSLQNELQNTKRMIATMDQEQEMLVTTFADERSRREEEEENLRSRLKDASDTIQSLLNKVKKLEEGRC, via the exons ATGGATCATGTGAGGGTTCATCCAAAATTCTTGCATTCAAATGCAACCAGCCATAAATGGGCTTTAGgag CTTTTGCAGAGCTTCTGGACAATGCCTTAGATGAG AGTTGCAATGGAGCCACCTATTGCGACGTCGACATAGCAGAGAACACGAAGGACATGACAAAAATGGTGGTGGTGCAAGACAACGGCGGCGGCATGACTCCTAACAAGATGCGGCAATGCATGTCCCTAGGCTATTCCGCCAAGACCAAAATCTCGGGCACAATCGGCCAAT ATGGAAATGGTTTCAAGACTAGTACAATGAGGCTTGGGGCTGATGTCATTGTCTTCTCGCGCTGTCAAGGGAAGTACGGTGGAAG CTCTACGCAGACCATTGGCTTGCTATCCTACTCATTCTTGCGTGGCACCGGAAAAGAAGACATTGTTGTTCCCATG atTGATTACGAAAAGAAGGGAGAAGTATGGAGTCAATATGTGAAATCTTCACCCGATTGTTGGGACAGAAACCTTGAGACTATTATTGAGTGGTCTCCATATCAATCTGAGGGGGATCTTCTTCAACAG TTCGATTTCTTGAGCGAGCAAGGAACGCGCATTGTGATCTATAATCTGTGGGACGACGACTTAGGCTCACGCGAGCTCGATTTTGACACAGATCCACAT GACATTCAACTCCGGGGAGACGAGAGAAACGAGAAGAAGATCAAGATGGCGGACACGTACTCGAGCTCTAGCCACTTCCTCACTTACCGCCACTCTCTCAGA AGCTACGCCTCGATACTGTACCGTAGATTGCCACCTGGCTTCCGCATGATCTTGCGAGGAAAGGAGGTTGATCATCATGATATCATCTCTGATCTGATGCTGACTGAGTCCCTCGTCTATAGGCCTGCCCCTCGCCCCGACACGCCTCCTTCAAGAGATCCCAAT ATGTCGGCAACGGTGACTCTTGGATTTGTGAAAGATGCACATCACCATATTGATATTCAAGGCTTCAATGTGTATCATAAAAACAGACTCATTAAGCCCTTTTGGAGGGTTTGGAATGCTGCTGGTAGTGATGGGAGGGGAGTTATAG GTGTTTTGGAGGCGAATTTCATCGAACCAGCACACGATAAGCAAGGATTTGAGCGCACGGTTGCACTCTCAAGGCTTGAAAACAGACTAGTCCACTTTCAGAAgaatttttg GTCTACAAAGTGTCAACTCATTGGCTATGCCCCGAGGCGCAGTTCCAAGAATAGCGTTTCTCCTGATAAGTCCGGCTCTTTTGAAGCCGAGCCAAGATCAGCAAAGAGGGCTAGTGATGGCGATGGTGAGATGCAGCCAAACCCGAAAAGAGCAAGAGAAGATGGACCATCTGCCAATGGACTTTCGGATCGAAAGGCACAATGTAGTACTACTGCTActgctactactactaatactactactccGCGCCAACAGCCTCAATCAACACAACATGATGTTAAG ATCAAGCCCCTTCCTCGAGTTCAATCATGCTCGTTGAGTTCAAGCGGAGACGAAGCAGCCCTTTCCTCGAGTTCGAACATGGTCTTTGAGTTGAAGCAAGAGAATCAAGGCTTGAGAGAGAG TTTGGATATTATGGTGCAAGAGTTgcaaaatgagagagagaagtgcAAGTCACTCCAAAATGAG CTTCAAAATACAAAAAGGATGATTGCTACAATGGATCAAGAACAGGAAATGCTTGTTACTACTTTCGCGGATGAAAGGAGCCGAcgagaagaggaggaggagaattTGAGAAGTAGATTAAAG GATGCTTCTGACACTATTCAATCGTTGCTTAACAAAGTGAAGAAACTGGAGGAAGGAAGATGCTGA